In Camelus bactrianus isolate YW-2024 breed Bactrian camel chromosome 28, ASM4877302v1, whole genome shotgun sequence, the DNA window CAGCtgtggaaaaggaggaggagagggtgttGGGACGGCCACTGAGGACCGTCACATTTCAACAGCTGTTTCCCCcgaataagtcttttttttttttttttttgacaaaaggCTTTTAAGAAATGATCACCATTTGATTTGAGTAGGTcccatttatctttcttttatgtCAGAGGCAAGGACTGTCAATGACCacatggaagaaatttttttttttatcattgaaaTTTATTTCGGAATcattgaacaatctgatcacacTTCATTCATAAATATTCCCCTTTAAATAATCTGAGCTTATATGTTTTCAGCCTTGGTGAAAGGACTTGATTGAAAGATGGTGCACGAACCCAAATTAAATTGGTCCCATAGATATTGAAGACTAGGGTCTTTCACAGACACTGCTGCTTCTTGGGGCCCccttgaattaaattaaatagaCTAacccattaataaataaataaataaatagttaagTGATCACTTATCAGAAGCTGGCACAAAGGACAGAGGATTTCTTTGAATCAAGTGCGCCGGGGTTTCCACCCGCCTGGCGCGGAGTGAGTAGAAGAGGTGAGAGAGGGCTGGCTCAGGGGATGGGGTCTGAGGATGGGcgctgggaggaggggctgttCCTGCCGGCTGATGGGCAGGAGCTCGCCTTAGCATTAACGTAGGGAAGGTGGCTGGGCATTGATTAGACAACAGTGAAGATCAGGCTGCAGCCATGTTCAGACCCGATCCCCCTTCTGCCAGCCCTCGGGTGACTCCACGCATGTGGACTCTCTGGACCCAGCTTTCTTTAGGGAGAGACGATTTCCATGGTGAAGTCAGTTATATCCTGGCCTCCTCTGGACTGTCCTAGGAAGACGGGTCTTTGTTCAGCTGTAGAGGTGCTGATGTACCAGTTGGGATACAGGGCAGACTCAAATTCCACCCTATCCTTGATTTCTGTCTTGTAGAAGACAAATCGCTTTTCCATGTTCCTCCTTGGATAACTTTTGGGGTCCAGTGCCTGcagcaaaacagaaataaaaatattcgtGAGGGAGGGTCAGAGATACTCTACTCTGGTCTGGACAAGGATGTTCTCCAGGTTGGCTAGAGAGAAAACGGGTCAGCAGGTCACAGACCCAGAGTCGGACTCTGGAGTTACCTTTGTGACCCCAGCCTTCTGTATCGCGACTGGAAGGAGACCTTATCCTTTTCTGAAACTTCGTATTGAATGCTGGGGAGCATAATATGGGcgggaatgtttttaaaaagtgaaaatgagtTTAAAGCTTCTAGGAGGACCTAGGTTCCAGGGActttttctgaatttgtttccCGTGGCTCTGGCTAGAATGACTTCAACTTGGAAATGAAGCttttgctgggaaagctggagagGGGAGGTGTGATTTGGGGAGTGGAGTGGAGATGATGACAGGTGACAGATCCCTTGAATCGATTAAGTTCCCAAAGtgtcatctgtcaaatggagcaGCCCCAGCAATGTACAACCCTTCCAGCGCTAACACTGCAGAATCTGCCGGGTGGTAACCACGGCAGGATGTGAGGACACCCGCACAATGGTTTCATCCTCTGTGGTGGGAGTGAACGTTGCGTGCACTTAACACTGACAttaaatgtatttacatatatgcaAAATTGTCAAGGAGATCTGCTCCCAGAGTTCTGGGGGGAAGAGGTAGCTGACTTGGAAGTGGGTGATGGCTAGGGGTGCCTCAGAGGAGCCTGAGAAGGTATCCACTTACCTCCAGCTGCAGGGTGGGCTTATCCCCTTTCATCACACAAGACAGGTATAGATTCTTCTCCTTGAGGCCCAAGACCACAGGTATCTTGCTGTTGCTTTCGTCCCCTTGCACAAAGCTCATGCAGAACACCACTGGGGAAAGGAGAAGGGCCTAGTGGTCAGGGACATGGAGCACCGCAGGGTCGGCCCAACCACTGGGCCCCAAGCCCAGGACTCATACAATTTAGCATCCTCTGTGGGAACCCACACCGAGGTTCCTGTGGCCCAACAGACAGGATATCCTGGCTTCTCACAGACAATAGCCAGTTCAGGTGGTTACATCAGATTTTTCCCCAAAGATCTAGAGGCTTCTCAGAGCCTCATCACAGTGACAGTGAAGAATTagggggcttggggaggggaagggtatatctcagtggtagaatacatgcctagcatgcatgaggtcctggcttcaatccccagtacctccattaaaaataaataaataaacctaattacctccccgccatcaataaataataaataagtaaaatggagaaagagaaatataaaaaataataataaaaaagaattaggGGGTATAATTTTTAGAAACTGAGAACAAGAAAGTCGTCTTGTCCCTGTCTGGTGATGTGCCCATCCACAAGAGCCGAGCAATTTAATCAACTTGGAAGTGAGAAAAGAGGTTAAACCGGGCTCCCAAAAGAGATCAGGCATGAATCTGTCTCCAGAACATGCGGCAGCCAAGCAGAGGAACTTGAGAAAGGATGGGCTTAGCTGGGAAAAGGGGATCCAAAGAGAGACACTCATTTTACTCTTCCTCAGTCACAGCTGCCTCACTTGGAGGCCACCAAGGTCATGCTCAAAAACCAGTTCTAAAGAAACAGGATTGTCTTGGCCTGGCTGAGACCAGGAAGCTTTCTCCAAGGTCACCAGCCTTGGGAGAGAACAGGCCGCTCCCTTCAGCTGCCCCCTGGGCTGCACCACACGGTTCAGCCACAGTGGCAAGATTACAGGCAGATTCCCCCAACGAATGGGCTCCCCAGACTCGACACAACTGCCAGTTACAGAAGACAGATATCAGTTCCTGCTTGTCAGTAAGATTTCCCTCTAAGGAACCATCTGGTGTTGGGCGGGAAGGGCGTTAGGGGCCAGAGGGAAGCACTGGGAATGAGGAGGGACACATTATCTCTTCACCATTCTAGTTTCAACCTCAATGACAGGCAGAAGGAACCCACAGGCAGTTGGGTCATGTCTATCAAATGACCCCTTTCTCACAGAAGCACCAACACTGCACTACCGTTAAATAACTTGGCTGGACAGTGGTCCTGGGTGTGCTGGAGTAGTCTAATTTCTCAAAGCCCCATCTCTTGCTCAAAAATGAACGTGCTAAGGGACTCGGTCTGGCGTCATCGCCAGGACCAACATAGAAAGTTTATCTGTCcttcattatacattttttttcacttctgttgATCATTTGCCTGAATGTTCTACTTGGTGGAAAATGTAGAGAATTAGCAAGCCACCAGGAGGCCAAGAAAAGAATCACGACGTCCCCAGTTACCTTCTCGGCTCATATCCTGTGCGAGGAGGTGGAGAGCCTGCAGCACACACGGGCTAGCCAGCACCAGGGACTTCTGCTCTTTGTCCTGGAGTTTGCAGTACAGCGACTGCACGGCCGCGTCGCACACGAAATCATCAGTGCACGTTTCAAAGGTGACAGGCTCTAAAAGGGGGAGCACATAGGTCATTTAGGCAGAAGATTAGAAGGGCAGGCCTGATGATGTGAGGCAGGTTTCTCAGAGGACATCTGAGAACGCACAGCCGAAGTTTGATGATAACGTTGGTGGGGAGGAAGTTGGGGTGGGCCAGAACGCTGGACCTGGCATCCTAAGATGGGGGTTTAAGCTTCAGCTCTGTTGCTTGCTGTGGTCTAGCCATGGAGTGacttctgtaaaatggcaatgACAATAGAACTGGTCCAGCGGGGACATCATGAGACTTGCAGGAGATAATGTACGTGAAAGCACTCTGAGAATGATTGGATGCTTTGTCGATGTGAGTAGCTATCAAGGTCCTATTTCAGGAAGAGTTTCAATAACTAAAAATGAGGCTAAAACTACATCACCAAATTGAACTTTATATAGCGAGGTATAGCGATGTAACTTTTTGGGTACCATTTTGTGCACGTCTATAAATTCTAGAAAAGCTTTCATTCTTAAGATTAATAGCACCATCAGCCAGTTACATCATCATTTCATTAGAGaagaattccttaaaaaaatcttaagtgAACAAATAAATCTGGCagaagccaaaaaaaagaaagaatcattTCAACTAAAAAGATGATTAATTGGGTTTCTAGGCATCTCTGTTTTCATCTCATCTCTAGGCCTTTTACTTTTAAAGGATTTCAGCTTTGGGGGAGTCAGCTGTTGAGATATGGCCTCTGAGAAGGAAATGACCAGAGATTTCGTGTCTGTCCTCAGCTCGCACTCAGTACCTTCTTCAAAGATGAGCGAAAAGATGTTCCTCAGGTCATCATCCTGGAAGTACTGTGAGTAGGGACACTTGCTCAGCTTCTCCATGGCCACGATGACCGACACCACCTGCCTGAAGCTCTTGTTGTAGAGCTGGTGGGAGATCTGCAGCTTGATCCCCTCATCTCCCAGAGAGCCGAGGTCCAGGGGTTGGACGCAGCACTGTGGAGGGACCAAGGAAGTCAGTGCGGTCAGGTGGTTGGACCAGAAAACTCTCATTTTGACgcgagagaggaggaaggaggagataACAGAGCTTCTAAATATGCACCTTCATCtccctgaagcccagagaggttaagtggtttACCCAGGAGCACGTGGCCAGTTAGACGCAGACCCAAAACCCGAGTGTGGGCTTTCTGATGTCCTATATAGCGTACTTCTAGAATAAATCCCATAGCTACTTAGTCTTTTCTTACACATGCCACACCTAACCATAAACATACACTTTCTTacactttttatctttttgtaaaCCTAAGGCACTAACACTATGCATTTAATTTTTCATGGCTATGATGATCATAGTATTTTGGGTACATCTAAGCTCAATCAACAAGTCTTCAATTATTCtatacacttttttttcaaatgctgtCTCATAAGCATCCTGCAAATACTTTAAAAGTggttaatatttatgaaataaatttatatttataatttataaatatttataaatttatatttataatttataaataatatttatgaaatagtTTCCcacttttgcctttttcagagAAACTATAATTGTATTAAGGCTTCACTGAGGTTGCCCCCAAGGCATGATAATGGTTTAAAAGCTTGAAGGACGGTTAGAGAGACCTCCAACAGCACAGAGGAaagctggaggggagaggagttCCTGCCCAGAGCTGAGGCTCAGGATGAGAGAGAGCCCAGCTGCTGGGAGAGGCAGTGGGAGTGAGGGCTGGACCCAGAAGCTGCGCTCcacccagggctggagggaaCCAGTTATACTGGTTTTAAAGCCTTTAAAGAAATGTACTTTTAACAAGACTGAAGATTGGATTATGAAGCTGGGGGAGGCTGCCATGAAGTAAAAGAGTCAGAGAGAAATGGCTGCCCATGTAGCTGCACGCACTGGGCTGACGGCTGTACCACCTGGGGAAGCTATTGGGCCTCGTACAGAAGAGAAGGGGCAGCTGGAGGTCAGCCTCGCTCCCTGCAAAGATGCGAGTCAGAGAAACACTCCTCTGCTGGGATAAACTTCCCCGCCACTGACAGTAGCTTAGAACTGAAGGTTACAGGATGCCAGAGTCTCCGACAACATTCAGCTCATGGACCTGATTTTTCAGATGAGGCCCAAAGAGGATAAAATGACTTGTCCGAGATCAAACGGCAAGTGAAGGATTGTCTTGCAACCCCCAGCTCGTCTTTTTGTTTACATCATCTGCCCTTGTTGTCATAAACTCCACCCTAGGGAGCCAAAAAAGATTCCACCCTTAAAGAGGCAGATATGTTCGTTCTCAAAGTCATCTCCTCTGGGTCTCAGAGTTCAGCTCAAGTGATTAACGAAGTTTCATCACTTTTAGGGCTGCACACCCCTCCTGAGAGGAGAATCAAATGTGCTTTGAAGCCTTGACTGTCTTCCTACCAGGAGACAGCAGAAAGTATTTCTGCAGTCATTCCCCTCACCCACCGCAAGCGTGGCCACTGTCACACAGCCTCGGTGAGCGACTGTGCTGACTGCGTGGTGGCCAGGCCAGCATGCCATGCGGCCTGTGTCTGTCTCACTGGAAGAGGAGAAAGTCACTGCATCACAAATGCCATAGGAACAAGGTGACCCAGACCCCTTTCCTTGATTCTTTCCCATGTCAGAGCCCCTCCACGTGTTGACAGCTAAGCCCAAGGTCTCACCTTCATCTGTTTGGGGCCATCAGCTTCAAATAACAGGTCATTGTCATTGTCACTGTAATAAAAACAGAGAGATTGCTCAATTATGTCTTGCGGACaagattatttttccttccctgcaAACAGTCTTTACTGTTAATAGGAAACTGCAAACAGCACGTTCCTTAAAGCTGCCTGAAGCTGGCAGTTTCCATGGTGACGTGTGTGGAACAGctgaggaggcagggctggaaccCCGGTGGCTCTCTATTGGATCCTGAGGTCTAACTTGCAGCCCGGTTAAAAATCTGAGCTTTCTTTCTCACTGAAGCCAAATTTTGCCAAGGGAGCCCCTGCATTGTCCACTTGGCGTCTTTTTGTCCTGTTTGCCATCTGCAAGCAGCCCCTGCAGCAATTTCTGGGGCCTGTGGGCCCCAAGGCTGGGCTTGTAGTACGAAATCAGTCTTTAAACCAGGTTACCTTGGAACCCTGCTTGCCACCAAAAGAGGCACTTGGGGGACAAATCTGGTCTCCAAGCACAGATAATATTCCACTCTTGAAAAGGGGAGCCCTGCTCACATGACTGGTTTCAGTCCCCCCACTGACCTGTAGTAAGCCATCATTTCACTGGCGGGTTCAGGTACTGCTGCCATGGCTGCTTCAGACACCTGTGTAAAGAGGAGAAAATGAGCCACCGCTTGCCATGCATGTCCCCACAAGGGCTGCCCTGACACACGTTTCCCTCAGCATCTAGAACACGGCGCGCACGCAAAGAAACAATCTTTGAATGACTGAGCGAATGCATAGAAGAGCCATCCTTTGCATTCAGAGAAAAGCATTTGCTAAACCAAGTTCAAGTCAGGAATGTATTTATTAGGGGATCTGGGGCAGAGGTCTGATACGTAATGATCAGATGTCAGCTGCCAGATAAGCAGTCTAAATTCTTACCCCAATATTTTGCAGATTATAGCAGATTATAATACACCTGGCATTTTTGCAAAAAGCCCAGACCTCAggtagagagggagggaagaaggaggagagagaggtagagagagagagagagagagagacactccCTTAGGACCTAAGTCATAAGGAAGAGTTAACGCGATACCTGATCACTGAAGATTGGCTCGAGAGAAGATTCCTCGCTTGGCTGCTGTGCCTCTAGGAGGTATGCTGTCTGCCAGTTTCTCCCTCACTGTTTTATGGCCTTCAAAAGCAGAAGTGGAG includes these proteins:
- the IL1B gene encoding interleukin-1 beta produces the protein MAAVPEPASEMMAYYSDNDNDLLFEADGPKQMKCCVQPLDLGSLGDEGIKLQISHQLYNKSFRQVVSVIVAMEKLSKCPYSQYFQDDDLRNIFSLIFEEEPVTFETCTDDFVCDAAVQSLYCKLQDKEQKSLVLASPCVLQALHLLAQDMSREVVFCMSFVQGDESNSKIPVVLGLKEKNLYLSCVMKGDKPTLQLEALDPKSYPRRNMEKRFVFYKTEIKDRVEFESALYPNWYISTSTAEQRPVFLGQSRGGQDITDFTMEIVSP